The Streptomyces sp. NBC_00102 genome segment ATTCTCGCGGCTGGTCCGGCGACTCGGGACCCCGGGTCACCCCGACCAGTCGGCCCGCCCGTCGTGGAGGTACACCGGTTGCCCGGCACCCAGCCGGGCAACCTCCGCGGAGAAGCGCCGGGCCATGCGCTCCCCGAGCAGGGTCACGGCCGGTCCGAGTTCACCGGCGGCCTCCATCACCAGGGGCATGAGCTGTGCGTGTGGGCCCTGCCGTTCGTGCTCGCGGATCGCGGACTCTCAACGTCCCTTGCCGGGCCCGAGGTTGAGCAGCACGGTGCCGAGCTGGTCCGGCGTGAGGGCCTGCGCGGGCAGAGCGTCTGCTGCGGGACCGGCGCGAAGGCCGTCGAGGAGCAGGGCGAGCGGGCGGAGCCAGGCGTCCGGGGCTGCCGCGGTGAGCGCGGGTACGGCCCGGCCCAGTGCGGCCAGGGAGAAGAGCAGGTCCTCGGTGAGCAGGTCCGGGCGGATGGCGCCCTGCTCCTGACCGCGCCGGATCAACACGTCGATGGTTCCGCGATTGTGGGCGTGGACCGCCTCCAGGGACGGGACGCCTTCCAGGTTCGTGGTCATGAGGTCGTTGGTGCCCCGGTCGGCCGCCAGGCCCGCGAACACCGTACGCAGGTACTGCCCCAGGGCCCTCCACGCGTCATCGGCGGCACGTGCCCGTTCGCCGGCCTCCATGGTCTCCGCGAGCGCGTCCCGGAAGACCTCGTCGACGAGGGCGGCACGGGTCGGGAAGTGGCGATAGAGGGTCGCGTTGCCCACGCCTGCCCGCCGGGCGATGACGTCGAGCGGGGCGTCCAGGCCCTCCTCCGCGAAGACCTCTCGGGCCGTGTCCCTCAGCAGCTTCCGGTTGCGCAGCGCGTCGCGGCGCCCCACCGGCGGACGGTCGCCCATCGCGTCTCCCTCTTCTCTCCCCGCACGGGACTTCTCCCGTAGGCCCGGGGCCTCGGCCGCGTACCCCGCGTACCCCGCGTACCAGGAATCCCGCCTCGTACCGGGGAGCGTTCCCCGGTACGGATGCTATCGTCGGCCGAGGAAACGGGGACTACTCCCCGTTTCCTTTCCCGCAGGCGGGACGACGTCTGCGGGCGTCCACGTCGAGGGGGAAGCATGAACGGCACTGCACTCGTACTCGGCGGCGGCGGGCCGGTGGGCGGAGCCTGGTTGACGGGGGTTCTGGCCGGGCTCGCCGGTGCCGGGATCGAACTCGACGGCGCCGACGTCGTGATCGGCACCTCCGCCGGCGCCGTCTTCGGCTCCCGGCTCCGGTCCGGGGTCACGGCTGCGGAACTCTACGATCGCCAGCTCTCCGGGGCGGACGCGGTCCGTCTGCCGGTGACCGCGCGGCAGACTGCGAGCTTCCTCTGGGCGGCGCTCGGCTCCCGCGACCCCCAACGCTCCGTCGAACGCCTCGCCCGGACGGCACTTCGCGCCCGGACCGGCCCGGAGTCGGACGTCTTCGACACGGTCGGCGCACTTCTGGGCGACGTACACGACTGGCCGGAGCGGGAGTTGCGGATCGCCGCGGTCGACGCGGCGAGCGGCCGGAC includes the following:
- a CDS encoding patatin-like phospholipase family protein encodes the protein MNGTALVLGGGGPVGGAWLTGVLAGLAGAGIELDGADVVIGTSAGAVFGSRLRSGVTAAELYDRQLSGADAVRLPVTARQTASFLWAALGSRDPQRSVERLARTALRARTGPESDVFDTVGALLGDVHDWPERELRIAAVDAASGRTEVFDSGSGATLLEAVAASCAVPVVWPPVTVAGRRWMDGGSRSTTNLHLAHGYERVLALAPVPRAVGPHPSATRQAAQLSADGTRVLLLSPDRAARRVMGRDMTADARRPAAARAGRTQAGAAAASVAGLWHG
- a CDS encoding TetR/AcrR family transcriptional regulator — encoded protein: MGDRPPVGRRDALRNRKLLRDTAREVFAEEGLDAPLDVIARRAGVGNATLYRHFPTRAALVDEVFRDALAETMEAGERARAADDAWRALGQYLRTVFAGLAADRGTNDLMTTNLEGVPSLEAVHAHNRGTIDVLIRRGQEQGAIRPDLLTEDLLFSLAALGRAVPALTAAAPDAWLRPLALLLDGLRAGPAADALPAQALTPDQLGTVLLNLGPGKGR